The Methanocella arvoryzae MRE50 DNA window AAGATTGTGACCGACGAAGTCGGCGTCATGGTCAAAGCTGACACCCTCGGCAGCCTCGAAGCCATCGTTAACGAGCTGCGGGAAGCTAAGATCCCCATCGGCAGAGCTGACGTAGGCGACATCTCCAAGAGAGACATCATCAACGCCGAGACGGTCAACGATCCGATGTACCGGGTCATGCTCGGCTTTAACGTGACCATACTCCCGGATGCGAACGACTACCTGCAGACCACAGACATCAAGATCTTCAACAGCGACGTTATCTATCATCTTATCGACGACTTCCGCAAGTGGGAGACCGAGCAGCGGGCTCTCGCGGAAAAGAAGAAGTTCGCCGAGATCGTCAGGCCGGGCAAGGTCAAGTACCTGCCTAACTGCACTTTCAGACAGAGCAAGCCTGCAGTCATCGGCCTCCAGATCATGGGCGGCATGCTCAAGCCAGGCGTCACACTGATCAAGCCCGACGGCTCCAAGATCGGCGTTGTAAGGCAGATCCAGGAGCGCAACGAGAACATCAGTATCGCCACCGTGGGCAAGGAAGTCGCAGTATCCATCGACGGCCCGACCGCCGGAAGACAGATCAACGAAGGCGAAATCTACTTCGTCGACGTGCCCGAAGGCCACAGCAAGGTGCTCGAGTTCCAGCTGAAAGATACGATCAAGCAGGATGAACTTGAGACGCTGATGGAGTTCCTGGCTATAAAACGAAAGGATAACCCGTTCTGGGGTAGATAAAAATAAAGGTCGTGGGTCGATAAAGCTAATCATCGACCCGCCAGATAAATCATCGAATCCGGCCTGACAGAGGGTGCTTCTCCGGACAACGATACCTTTCTAGTAGCCAGTAAAGTCTTCTAATCTTATCTGTTCATCGGGCACGGCCAGTTCTCTCAAAGCTTTCGACAGTGCCTCATTCATTGCCGGCGGGCCGCAGATATAGAAAGTTCGCCCTGAGTAATCCGGTATTTGTTCTCTGATCATCTTTGCATCCACATGCCCTTTCAGCCCTTTCCAGTCCGGCTCCCGTGTCAGGACGTGGCTGATCTTGATGTTTGGATGCTCTCTGGCAATCGCGTCCAGCTCGTCCTTAAACACGATGTCTGCAGCCGTCTTGTTGGAATAAAGCATCTTCACGTCGGTCTTCAGGTTCTTATCTGCTATGTACTTGAGCATGCTGCGCATTGGGGTGATGCCGATGCCTCCTGTCAGGAAGCCCAGCTTCAAGTTTTCTCCCGCATAGACGAAATCGCCATATGGGCCGTTAATTTTTATCCATTCCCCGCCTTTCATCTGGTCCAGCGCCTGAGAATAAGGGTGATCTGTGATCTTTTTGGTGAACTCGAGATAGTTCTCAGTAGGGCTGGCTGAGATAGTGAAGTGGTGCAGCTTACTGGTACCTTCGATCCTGATGTTCACGTACATCCACTGCCCGGCCTTGAATTCGAAGCCCTGCGGACGGTCGAAGCGGAAACTTTTAACGTCGGCCGTCCGCTGTATGATTTCCCTGACGCTCGTCTCAAAATTCATGGTGCCTGCTGCCTGAAACCCCTGTAACGATGACATAGCTGATTACTCGTTTCGCGCGTACGCTATCCATTACTATATAGGTAACATGAGGAAAGGATGGTTTCTGTGCCATGTCGTAAAACCATGGCCCGCGGCGAGGCGTTTCTGCCATCGGTCAGCTATTTATAACCCGTTGTACCATTCTATAGCATATGACCGCTGTACCCGGGAACGAAAAATCGCCCATCGCCATGGAACTGGCCCGAAAGCAGAAGTCTATCAGCGTAGCGGAGTTCTTCGAGAAGAACCGGCACATGCTGGGTTTCGATTCTCTGCCGCGGTGCCTGATAACGTGTATCAAGGAAGCTGTGGATAACTCGCTGGACGCCTGCGAAGAAGCTTCTATTCTGCCGGACATCTACATACGGGTACGCAAGGTAGATGATCGCCTCGTCTCCATCATCATAGAGGACAATGGTCCGGGCATTCAAAAAGACGTGCTGCCCAGAGTCTTCGGTAAACTCCTGTATGGCAGTCGCTTTCACGCTATCCGCCAGAGCAGAGGTCAGCAGGGTATCGGTATTTCTGCAGCGGTGCTTTACGGACAGCTTACCAGTGGCAAGCCCGCCCGCATTACCTCTAAAATCGACCCAAGGCTGCCTGCCTACATGTATGAGCTCAAGATCGACACGGAGACCAATGAGCCACGCATCATCTCCGAGAGGGTGGACGAATTTTTCACCTCCCGGGGCACCCGTATCGAGCTTGAGATGGAGGCCGCCTATGTCCGGGGCAAGCAGTCGGTACTGGAGTACCTGCGTAATACTGCCATTGTCAACCCTCACGCTAGAATTACTTTTGTCGACCCTTTGGGGGAGAAGACCACTTTCGAGCGGGCTTCCGACGT harbors:
- a CDS encoding ferredoxin--NADP reductase — encoded protein: MNFETSVREIIQRTADVKSFRFDRPQGFEFKAGQWMYVNIRIEGTSKLHHFTISASPTENYLEFTKKITDHPYSQALDQMKGGEWIKINGPYGDFVYAGENLKLGFLTGGIGITPMRSMLKYIADKNLKTDVKMLYSNKTAADIVFKDELDAIAREHPNIKISHVLTREPDWKGLKGHVDAKMIREQIPDYSGRTFYICGPPAMNEALSKALRELAVPDEQIRLEDFTGY